The Pelecanus crispus isolate bPelCri1 chromosome 29, bPelCri1.pri, whole genome shotgun sequence genome includes a window with the following:
- the LOC142596231 gene encoding class II histocompatibility antigen, M alpha chain — MQWIQCMQQVQRMQWLQVHAVDPSACSGSKCTQQLQRTQRVQCMQRVQCLQQVQRRQWIQCTQQLQNMHPRPLPTVRALVPARTPACTPALPAEPPAHTLAEVLFCQPAMPSLGLALAFDADQLFWFDFPGSRWTPRLPDLPPWPPAVEPPTQLLHDATLCQNLRRSLTALATGMLPESKGIPQADVFPVQPPVLGEPNTLVCMVGNIFPPAVAIGWQLNGVPVTQGVTHTHYTATADLTFVRFSYLLMTPADGDIYTCIITREGDNSSIIAYWVPQYSAPSEVLETALCGAAMALGILLALLGIAMILVTRRNAHG, encoded by the exons ATGCAGTGGATCCAGTGCATGCAGCAGGTGCAGCGCATGCAGTGGCTCCAAGTGCATGCAGTGGATCCAAGTGCATGCAGTGGATCCAAGTGCACGCAGCAGTTGCAGCGCACACAGCGCGTGCAGTGCATGCAGCGGgtgcagtgcctgcagcaggtCCAGCGCAGGCAATGGATCCAGTGCACGCAACAGTTGCAGAACATGCA CCCTCGCCCCCTGCCCACCGTGCGGGCGCTTgtccctgcccgcacccctgcctgcacccctgccctgcccgcagaGCCGCCGGCGCACACCCTGGCCGAGGTGCTCTTCTGCCAGCCGGCCATGCCCTCGCTGGGGCTGGCGCTCGCCTTTGACGCCGACCAGCTCTTCTGGTTCGACTTCCCCGGCTCCCGCTGGACCCCTCGCCTGCCCGACCTCCCGCCGTGGCCCCCTGCCGTGGAGCCCCCCACCCAGCTCCTCCACGATGCCACGCTCTGCCAGAACCTGCGCCGCAGCCTCACCGCCCTGGCAACCGGCATGCTGCCGGAGTCGAAGG GTATTCCGCAGGCCGATGTCTTCCCTGTGCAACCGCCGGTGTTGGGTGAACCCAACACGCTGGTGTGTATGGTGGGGAACATCTTCCCGCCGGCAGTGGCGATAGGTTGGCAGCTGAACGGGGTCCCCGTCACCCAAGGGGTCACCCACACCCACTACACCGCCACAGCTGACCTGACCTTCGTCCGCTTCTCCTACCTGCTGATGACGCCTGCTGACGGTGACATCTACACCTGCATCATCACCCGCGAAGGGGACAACTCCTCCATCATCGCCTACTGGG tgccccaaTACTCCGCCCCCTCCGAGGTGCTGGAGACGGCGTTGTGCGGCGCCGCCATGGCTCTGGGCATCCTCCTGGCACTGCTCGGCATCGCCATGATCCTGGTGACACGCCGGAACGCCCACG GTTGA
- the LOC104033579 gene encoding HLA class II histocompatibility antigen, DM beta chain-like produces MWVLGVLGLVLSCREAGTFLVHVASSCPLAANGSLLAFGFALVFNKNPLVCYDPDARRFVPCDWGLLHGVAGLVASVLNNDTVWVQHAEARRQACCDLATHFWASTARRQTPPQVRIVPVPLSNTPNSVLLTCHVWGFYPPEVTVLWLHNGDTVATGHTAKLLPNGDWTYQTQVALTVTAEVGDTFTCSVQHASLAWPLREHWGPGLSPGLTVKVAVAAVIMTLGLVVFAAGTFSYCRQAPGPGSGSDPSPGPGPNTDPGPGSCPGSGPSPGPGPHPGPSMAMCDHAVTKL; encoded by the exons atgtgggtgctgggggtgctggggctggtgctgagctgccGGGAAGCAG GCACCTTCCTGGTGCACGTGGCCAGCTCCTGCCCACTGGCGGCCAACGGCTCCCTGCTGGCCTTTGGCTTTGCCCTCGTCTTCAACAAGAACCCGCTGGTCTGCTACGACCCCGATGCCCGGCGCTTCGTCCCCTGCGACTGGGGGCTGCTCCACGGTGTCGCCGGCCTGGTGGCCTCTGTCCTCAACAACGACACTGTTTGGGTGCAGCACGCCGAAGCCCGGCGCCAGGCTTGCTGCGACCTGGCCACCCACTTCTGGGCCTCCACGGCGCGGCGGCAGA cgcCACCCCAAGTCCGCATCGTTCCTGTCCCCCTCTCCAACACCCCCAACTCCGTCCTCCTCACCTGCCACGTCTGGGGCTTCTACCCCCCCGAGGTGACCGTCCTTTGGCTGCACAACGGGGACACGGTGGCCACGGGGCACACCGCCAAGCTCCTGCCCAACGGTGACTGGACCTACCAGACGCAGGTGGCCCTGACGGTCACCGCCGAGGTTGGGGACACCTTCACGTGCTCAGTGCAGCAtgccagcctggcctggcccCTCCGGGAGCACTGGG GTCCCGGCTTGTCCCCGGGGTTGACGGTGAAGGTGGCGGTGGCGGCGGTGATAATGaccctggggctggtggtcttTGCCGCTGGCACCTTCAGCTACTGCCGCCAGGCTCCAG GTCCTGGTTCTGGATCTGATCCCAGTCCTGGTCCTGGTCCTAATACTGATCCTGGTCCTGGTTCATGCCCCGGATCTGGTCCCAGTCCTGGTCCTGGTCCCCATCCTGGTCCCTCCATGGCCATGTGTGACCACGCAGTGACCAAACTCTGA
- the LOC104030883 gene encoding HLA class II histocompatibility antigen, DM beta chain, with product MEGWGQTDTDRDTRTDRGTPGDATYPRIPLVGAFLVHVASSCPLADNGSMLDFNFALVFNKNPLVCYDPDARRFVPCDWGLLHPYATNLSTLLNNDTTWVERAEARRQACRDLAPQFWAQTVLRRMPPQAHIIASKTGNARAPFLLTCHVWGFYPPEVTVIWLHNGDIVGPGDHPPISAIPNGDWTYQTQVTLMVAPMAGDTFTCSVQHASLDQPLLEDWSPGLSLGLSLKVAAATVVMALGLSFFIAGTYRYWARPPAPGYTPLPGDNYPAGSI from the exons atggagggatggggacagacagacacgGATAGAGACACAAGGACGGACAGAGGCACCCCAGGAGACGCCACTTACCCCCGCATCCCCCTTGTAGGCGCCTTCCTGGTGCACGTGGCCAGCTCCTGCCCGCTGGCGGACAACGGCTCCATGCTGGATTTCAACTTTGCCCTCGTCTTCAACAAGAACCCGCTGGTCTGCTACGACCCCGACGCCCGGCGCTTCGTCCCCTGCGACTGGGGGCTGCTCCACCCCTACGCCACCAACCTCTCCACCCTTCTCAACAACGACACCACCTGGGTGGAGCGCGCCGAGGCCCGGCGCCAGGCTTGCCGCGACCTAGCCCCCCAGTTCTGGGCCCAGACGGTGCTGCGGCGGA TGCCACCCCAAGCCCACATCATCGCCTCCAAGACGGGCAACGCCCGGGCGCCCTTTCTCCTCACCTGCCACGTCTGGGGCTTCTACCCCCCCGAGGTGACTGTCATCTGGCTGCACAATGGGGACATCGTGGGCCCCGGTGACCACCCCCCCATCTCTGCCATCCCCAATGGTGACTGGACCTACCAGACACAGGTGACCCTGATGGTGGCCCCGATGGCCGGAGACACCTTCACGTGCTCAGTGCAACACGCCAGCCTGGACCAGCCCCTCCTGGAGGACTGGA GTCCCGGCTTGTCCCTAGGGTTGTCATTGAAGGTGGCCGCGGCCACTGTGGTGATGGCATTGGGGCTCAGCTTCTTCATCGCCG